In the genome of Bombus affinis isolate iyBomAffi1 chromosome 7, iyBomAffi1.2, whole genome shotgun sequence, one region contains:
- the LOC126918465 gene encoding general transcription factor IIH subunit 1 — protein sequence MTTSSEDVLMQVGQVRYKKGDGTLYVMNERIAWMLDNRDTVSVSHKYADIKLQKISPEGKSKIQLQVVLHDGSSSIFHFVNRNGQEAQIKDRDDVKELLQQLLPKFKRKVNKELEEKNRMLQENPVLLQLYRDLVITQVISSEEFWSQHAAEYTQAKKSQRQEIGVNSAFLADIKPQTDGCNGLKYNLTVDIIECIFKTYPAVKRKHQENVPHKMSESDFWTKFFQSHYFHRDRINAGTKDLFTECAKIDDQELKKDIQSGIDDPLVDITSFEDQTLDDNYGNGPSKSDKVSGNIVHQSMIKRFNQHSIMVLKASTAKQSTQSIQPQLNGSTPSASKTTTLSNQLDERPKKKLRIQEKLIYDDLDTTHDINTNNSAPLNLNHIDRYLHGPVPGYGNTEPTSEELLMTLNQLRKEVSGWLAGNSIPRQLATSLVSPAAAVSALGELTPGGSLMKGFREESLGQLIPKDLERELRNVYVCTCELLRHFWRSFPPTTPQLEEKAIRMHEALHRFHSAKLKPFEDRVQRDFSAVSQHLTSHLNQLLNTAYRKFAVWQQRKMQMR from the exons ATGACTACATCATCGGAAGATGTTCTAATGCAAGTAGGACAAGTTCGTTATAAAAAAGGAGATGGCACTTTATATGTCATGAATGAAAGAATAGCCTGGATGCTTGATAACAGAGACACTGTATCAGTCAGCCACAAATATGCTGACATTAAGT TACAAAAGATATCACCAGAAGGAAAATCAAAAATACAATTACAAGTTGTATTACATGATGGTTCATCATCTATATTTCATTTTGTAAACAGAAATGGGCAAGAGGCACAAATTAAAGATCGTGATGATGTAAAAGAATTACTTCAGCAATTATTAccaaaatttaaaagaaaagtaaataaaGAATTGGAAGAAAAAAATAG AATGCTTCAAGAAAATCCTGTACTGCTTCAGTTATACAGAGATTTGGTTATTACACAAGTTATTTCATCTGAAGAATTTTGGTCACAACATGCTGCAGAATATACCCAAGCTAAAAAAAGTCAAAGACAAGAAATAGGAGTAAATAGTGCTTTTCTG GCTGATATAAAACCACAAACTGATGGTTGTAATGgattgaaatataatttaactGTTGATATTATAGAGTGTATATTTAAGACTTATCCAGCAGTAAAAAGAAAACATCAAGAAAATGTGCCTCATAAAATGTCAGAATCTGATTTTTGGACAAAATTCTTTCAGTCACATTATTTTCATCGAGATCGTATCAATGCAGGGACCAAGGATCTTTTTACCGAATGTGCCAAAATAGATGATCAAGAACttaaaaaagatattcaatCGGGTATTGATGATCCATTGGTGGATATAACTTCTTTTGAGGATCAAACTCTAGATGATAATTATGGGAATGGACCTAGTAAATCTGACAAAGTTTCAGGAAATATTGTACATCAAAGTATGATTAAGAGATTTAATCAACATAGTATCATGGTTTTAAAGGCCAGCACTGCCAAGCAATCTACACAATCCATTCAACCACAATTAAATGGATCAACGCCATCAGCAAGTAAAACTACAACACTGTCTAATCAGTTAGATGAACGACCAAAGAAAAAA ctTAGAAtacaagaaaaattaatttatgatGATCTTGATACCACTCATGatattaatacaaataataGTGCACCATTAAATTTGAATCATATAGACAGGTATTTACATGGTCCAGTGCCAGGATATGGTAATACGGAACCGACGTCTGAAGAACTTCTTATGACATTAAATCAATTAAGAAAGGAAGTAAGTGGTTGGCTGGCAGGAAATAGTATACCAAGGCAATTAGCAACATCATTAGTTAGCCCAGCTGCAGCAGTCTCTGCCCTAGGAGAATTAACTCCAGGTGGTTCTTTAATGAAAGGCTTCAGAGAAGAAAGTCTTGGAC AATTAATACCAAAGGATTTAGAAAGAGAACTACGTaatgtatatgtgtgtacatGTGAACTTCTAAGGCATTTTTGGCGAAGTTTCCCACCTACAACTCCACAGCTTGAAGAAAAAGCTATTAGAATGCACGAAGCATTACATAGATTTCATTCTGCTAAACTTAAACCTTTTGAA gATCGTGTTCAACGAGATTTTTCTGCTGTTAGTCAACATTTAACAAGTCATTTAAATCAACTATTAAATACAGCATATAGAAAATTCGCAGTTTGGCAACAACGTAAGATGCAAATGAGGTAG
- the LOC126918476 gene encoding uncharacterized protein LOC126918476, which produces MIMTACQEGFKYVIQKQERQKICFGSGRPRDTSKKNMTPFMRYYTLEDHPSVTPNSYDVLKSFKTIITKPCSHSISKKGYSGIARFGKKVEVKDIYPSPLDYNTSTFPKLIHKSKYPFDSSSKRQTFVDNTTPGPGMYVSIKRKGPTLKHSFGGSVKMNLGVNLKCCNRNTDICKICGTKPLGDYWHFKNEIFLCRPCMIKEYEKETKFKQRELEQFHKIRDCSIMHQHETTTAKIWLMHPRRAVQWIHKEAYLSSYFNE; this is translated from the exons ATGATAATGACAGCTTGTCAGGAAG GATTTAAATACGTCATACAAAAACAAGAGCGGCAAAAGATATGTTTTGGATCTGGACGTCCCCGCGATACTTCAAAAAAAAATATGACTCCATTTATGAGATACTATACATTAGAAGATCATCCAAGTGTAACACCTAATTCATATGATGTTTTAAAATCATTTAAAACAATTATAACTAAG CCTTGTTCTCATAGTATTAGTAAGAAAGGTTACAGTGGCATTGCTAGATTTGGTAAAAAAGTTGAAGTGAAAGATATTTATCCATCGCCATTAGATTACAATACTTCTACATTTCCTAAACTAATACATAAATCAAAGTATCCATTTGATTCTAGCAGCAAAAGACAGACTTTTGTTGACAATACAACTCCAGg CCCAGGAATGTATGTTAGTATTAAAAGAAAAGGTCCTACATTAAAACACAGTTTTGGTGGTAGTGTAAAAATGAATCTTGGAGTGAATCTTAAATGTTGTAATCGAAACACAGATATTTGCAAGATATGTGGGACAAAACCACTTGGTGATTATTGgcatttcaaaaatgaaatatttttatgcagGCCATGTATGATTAAAGAATATGAGAAGGAAACAAAGTTTAAACAAAGAGAATTAGAACAATTTCAT aaaatacGAGATTGTTCAATTATGCATCAACATGAAACTACAACTGCAAAAATATGGTTGATGCATCCTAGAAGAGCTGTACAATGGATACACAAAGAAGCTTATCTTTCTAGTTACTTCAATGAATAA